The Coffea arabica cultivar ET-39 chromosome 9e, Coffea Arabica ET-39 HiFi, whole genome shotgun sequence genome has a window encoding:
- the LOC113709600 gene encoding berberine bridge enzyme-like 8, with protein sequence MRNLSIILASFFFSTLVAISFAASDQSVHQAFVQCLEKHSSPNISAVIYTPNNSSFPTVLQAYIRNLRFNEFTTRKPFLILTALDVSHIQAAIICAKAQGLQMKTRSGGHDYEGVSYISEVPFFILDLFNIRSISVNIEEETAWVQVGATLGEVYYRIYEKSKVHGFPAGVCPTVGVGGHFSGGGYGNMMRKYGLTVDNIIDAQIIDVNGRILDRAAMGEDLFWAITGGGASSFGVALAYKINLVRVPPKVTVFRVERTYEQNATYLVHRWQEVADKLDNDIFIRMIIDVVNNTRTGGKTIRSAFFTLFLGDSARLLSLTNESFPELGLRQSDCIEMSWAKSVLYYTNFTLGTPVDILLSRDPQARNHLKRKSDYLKKPMPIEGIEFIFKKMIELQTPVLTFNPYGGRMAEIPASAKPFPHRGGNIAKIQYATDWHQNGVQTAEHYIKLTRALHKYMTPFVSKFPREAFLNYRDLDIGITHNGKNSYAEGLVYGIKYFKENFNRLVKVKTAVDPDNFFRNEQTIPVSPSRKY encoded by the coding sequence ATGAGAAATCTTAGCAtcattctagcttcattctttttctcgACCTTGGTTGCAATTTCATTTGCAGCTTCTGATCAATCTGTCCATCAGGCATTTGTTCAATGTCTAGAAAAACATTCTTCACCCAACATTTCTGCAGTAATTTACACCCCAAACAACTCTTCATTTCCCACTGTTTTGCAAGCCTACATCAGAAATCTAAGATTCAATGAGTTCACCACAAGAAAGCCTTTCCTCATCCTCACTGCTTTGGATGTTTCTCATATCCAAGCAGCTATCATCTGCGCAAAAGCGCAAGGCCTGCAGATGAAAACCCGAAGTGGAGGGCATGACTATGAGGGCGTTTCCTACATCTCTGAAGTCCCCTTCTTCATCCTTGACTTGTTCAACATTCGATCAATCAGTGTTAACATAGAAGAAGAGACAGCTTGGGTTCAAGTTGGAGCAACTCTTGGTGAAGTATACTACAGAATTTATGAGAAAAGCAAAGTTCATGGCTTCCCTGCCGGAGTTTGTCCCACAGTTGGCGTTGGCGGGCATTTCAGTGGAGGTGGCTACGGCAACATGATGAGGAAATATGGCCTTACAGTAGACAATATTATTGATGCACAAATCATCGATGTGAATGGCCGAATTCTAGACCGAGCAGCAATGGGAGAAGATCTGTTCTGGGCTATCACTGGAGGTGGAGCTTCGAGTTTTGGAGTTGCTCTTGCATACAAGATAAATCTGGTCCGTGTTCCCCCTAAAGTTACAGTGTTCAGGGTGGAAAGGACTTATGAGCAAAATGCAACGTATCTTGTTCACAGGTGGCAGGAAGTTGCAGACAAGTTGGACAATGACATCTTCATAAGAATGATTATTGATGTGGTCAATAATACTCGTACAGGAGGTAAAACTATAAGATCAGCGTTCTTCACGTTGTTCTTGGGAGACTCGGCAAGACTTCTTTCTCTGACGAATGAAAGTTTTCCTGAATTGGGATTGCGACAATCAGATTGCATTGAGATGAGTTGGGCTAAATCTGTACTTTACTACACCAACTTCACCCTTGGAACTCCTGTTGATATACTTCTTAGCAGAGATCCTCAAGCACGAAATCATCTGAAAAGGAAATCTGATTATTTGAAAAAGCCTATGCCAATAGAAGGCATAGAATTCATCTTCAAGAAAATGATTGAATTGCAGACTCCAGTCTTGACTTTCAATCCTTACGGAGGAAGAATGGCCGAGATTCCAGCCTCGGCCAAACCCTTTCCCCATAGAGGTGGGAATATTGCAAAGATTCAGTATGCAACAGACTGGCATCAAAATGGCGTCCAGACGGCCGAGCATTACATCAAGTTGACCAGAGCTTTACATAAATATATGACTCCTTTTGTCTCCAAGTTCCCCAGGGAAGCATTTCTCAATTACAGAGATCTTGATATAGGGATCACCCATAATGGCAAGAACAGTTACGCCGAGGGACTTGTTTATGGAATTAAGTACTTCAAGGAAAATTTTAACAGATTGGTAAAAGTTAAGACCGCGGTTGATCCTGACAATTTCTTCAGGAATGAACAAACCATTCCGGTGTCTCCTTCTAGGAAATACTAA
- the LOC113709860 gene encoding uncharacterized protein, with protein MDLEKAGVQRKLQLQELEEIRNEAYENATIYKEKSKIFHDQQVSRKSFVVGQKVLLYYSRLKLFPVEIQSLKTEKKFVVNGHHLKLYYEEFSVEEVEVVHLQYPIYLA; from the exons ATGGATCTTGAAAAAGCGGGGGTCCAAAGGAAATTGCAACTACAAGAATTGGAAGAGATTAGAAATGAGGCATACGAGAATGCCACGATCTACAAGGAAAAGAGTAAAATCTTCCATGATCAGCAAGTCTCAAGGAAATCTTTTGTAGTGGGGCAAAAAGTCCTCTTGTATTACTCGAGACTTAAACTTTTTCCCG tggagatcCAAAGTTTAAAGACAGAGAAGAAGTTCGTAGTGAATGGCCATCATCTCAAACTTTATTATGAAGAATTCTCTGTTGAAGAAGTAGAAGTTGTACACCTCCAGTATCCAATTTATCTCGCTTGA